The following proteins are co-located in the Nocardioides piscis genome:
- the phoU gene encoding phosphate signaling complex protein PhoU, with product MREAFHDQLDGIFVDLAEMCGQVEVAVNRATAALLTGDAGIAEQVISADREIDTNRERVEDNAFALLSLQQPVAGDLRTVVAALRMVSELERMGDLSVHVAKIARLRVPNIAVPESIRETMVRMAETAEDMVRRVKAIIADRDVEAAIELGRDDEIMDQLRRKSFAELLGDDWAHGVEAAVDIALLGRYYERIADHAVSVANRVVFVVTGEMVSRRDN from the coding sequence ATGCGTGAGGCCTTCCATGACCAGCTCGACGGCATCTTCGTCGACCTCGCCGAGATGTGCGGACAGGTGGAGGTGGCTGTCAACCGTGCCACTGCCGCGCTCCTGACCGGCGACGCCGGGATCGCCGAGCAGGTGATCAGCGCCGACCGCGAGATCGACACCAACCGCGAGCGGGTCGAGGACAATGCCTTCGCACTGCTGTCGTTGCAGCAGCCCGTCGCCGGCGACCTGCGCACCGTCGTGGCCGCCCTGCGCATGGTGAGCGAGCTGGAGCGGATGGGTGACCTCTCGGTGCACGTCGCCAAGATCGCGCGGCTGCGGGTGCCCAACATCGCCGTCCCGGAGTCGATCCGCGAGACGATGGTGAGGATGGCCGAGACGGCCGAGGACATGGTGCGCCGGGTGAAGGCGATCATCGCCGACCGCGACGTCGAGGCTGCGATCGAGCTCGGCCGCGACGACGAGATCATGGACCAGCTGCGACGCAAGAGCTTCGCCGAGCTGCTGGGCGACGACTGGGCCCACGGGGTGGAGGCAGCCGTCGACATCGCGCTGCTCGGTCGCTACTACGAGCGGATCGCCGACCACGCCGTGTCGGTCGCCAACCGGGTCGTGTTCGTCGTCACCGGCGAGATGGTGTCGCGCCGCGACAACTGA
- a CDS encoding CarD family transcriptional regulator has translation MTFTVGETVVYPNHGAAVIEEIETRTIKGEDREYLVLRIVAQQDLVVRVPACNLDLVGVRDVVDKEGLDRVFEVLRAAHVEEPTNWSRRYKANLEKLHSGDVMKVAEVVRDLWRRERDRGLSAGEKRMLAKARQILVSELALAEHTNEDKAEAILDEVLAS, from the coding sequence ATGACTTTCACCGTCGGCGAAACGGTTGTTTATCCAAATCACGGGGCTGCTGTCATCGAGGAGATCGAGACGCGCACCATCAAGGGAGAGGACCGGGAATACCTGGTCCTGCGCATCGTCGCCCAGCAAGACCTCGTCGTCCGGGTGCCGGCGTGCAACCTCGACCTGGTGGGCGTGCGTGACGTGGTCGACAAGGAGGGCCTCGACCGCGTGTTCGAGGTCCTGCGTGCCGCCCACGTGGAGGAGCCGACCAACTGGTCGCGCCGCTACAAGGCCAACCTGGAGAAGCTCCACTCCGGTGACGTGATGAAGGTGGCCGAGGTCGTTCGTGACCTCTGGCGCCGCGAGCGTGACCGCGGTCTCTCCGCTGGTGAGAAGCGAATGCTCGCCAAGGCCCGCCAGATCCTGGTCTCCGAGCTCGCTCTCGCCGAGCACACCAACGAGGACAAGGCCGAGGCCATCCTCGACGAAGTGCTCGCGTCCTGA
- a CDS encoding phosphoglyceromutase: protein MTYTLVLLRHGESEWNAKNLFTGWVDVALTEKGRAEAVRGGELIRDAGLAPDVVHTSLQRRAINTACLALDAADRHWIPVKRSWRLNERHYGALQGKDKKQTLEEYGEEQFMLWRRSFDTPPPPIEDGDEFSQADDVRYADLGDELPRTECLKDVIARFLPYWEAEIVPDLTSGRTVLVAAHGNSLRALVKHLDGISDDDIAALNIPTGMPLVYRLDDDLRPTVAGGEYLDPAAAEAAAAAVANQGR from the coding sequence ATGACCTACACCCTCGTCCTGCTCCGCCACGGCGAGAGCGAGTGGAACGCCAAGAACCTCTTCACCGGCTGGGTCGACGTGGCCCTGACCGAGAAGGGCCGCGCCGAGGCGGTCCGCGGTGGTGAGCTCATCCGTGACGCCGGGCTGGCCCCTGACGTCGTGCACACCTCGCTCCAGCGCCGCGCCATCAACACCGCTTGCCTGGCGCTCGACGCGGCCGATCGCCACTGGATCCCCGTCAAGCGGTCGTGGCGGCTCAACGAGCGCCACTACGGCGCACTCCAGGGCAAGGACAAGAAGCAGACCCTCGAGGAGTACGGCGAGGAGCAGTTCATGCTCTGGCGCCGCTCCTTCGACACGCCTCCCCCGCCGATCGAGGACGGGGACGAGTTCTCGCAGGCCGACGACGTGCGCTATGCCGACCTGGGCGACGAGCTGCCCCGCACCGAGTGCCTCAAGGACGTGATCGCCCGCTTCCTGCCCTACTGGGAGGCGGAGATCGTCCCCGACCTGACGTCCGGCAGGACCGTGCTCGTGGCCGCCCACGGCAACAGCCTGCGAGCCCTGGTCAAGCACCTCGACGGCATCTCCGACGACGACATCGCGGCGCTCAACATCCCGACCGGCATGCCGCTGGTCTATCGCCTCGACGACGACCTGCGACCCACCGTGGCGGGCGGCGAATATCTCGACCCGGCGGCTGCCGAGGCCGCAGCCGCTGCCGTGGCCAACCAGGGCCGCTGA
- a CDS encoding UbiA family prenyltransferase: MPPLKRLRKRTPAATARPADTAPPPPARTASATAGEQSAPRRPFRISETLPVLLVRAAHPKQALLTAAGLSIAAALADRPLREVGLVFLIALVGQTMLGWDNDLVDRVRDERHDLPGKPVATGLLDPGTVWFSLTCALLLVVPLALSAGVRAGGAYLLALLVGFVGNRFLRGSALSFLPWAVQFALYPAFLAYGGWNGLGADSAPTVLMTVLAALLGIGIHVLRALPGLVPDNKDGLRSLPLRIALRIGAPRLLVVAGVFTAAVVVAMLITGQTLGLT, encoded by the coding sequence ATGCCGCCCCTCAAGCGCCTGCGCAAGCGCACGCCCGCTGCCACGGCACGACCGGCGGACACCGCGCCGCCACCACCGGCTCGCACTGCCTCCGCGACCGCCGGGGAGCAGTCCGCACCGAGGCGGCCCTTCCGGATCAGCGAGACCCTGCCCGTGCTGCTGGTCCGCGCCGCTCACCCCAAGCAGGCACTGCTCACCGCAGCGGGGTTGTCGATCGCGGCCGCCCTCGCCGACCGACCCCTGCGCGAGGTCGGCCTGGTGTTCCTGATCGCTCTCGTGGGCCAGACCATGCTCGGATGGGACAACGACCTCGTCGACCGTGTCCGCGACGAACGCCACGACCTCCCCGGCAAGCCCGTCGCCACCGGCCTGCTCGACCCCGGGACCGTCTGGTTCAGCCTCACGTGCGCGTTGTTGCTCGTCGTCCCCCTCGCCCTCAGCGCCGGCGTCCGAGCAGGCGGCGCCTATCTCCTCGCCCTGCTCGTCGGCTTCGTCGGCAACCGGTTCCTGCGTGGCAGCGCGCTGTCGTTCCTCCCCTGGGCCGTCCAGTTCGCGCTCTACCCCGCCTTCCTCGCGTACGGCGGTTGGAACGGTCTCGGCGCCGACAGCGCGCCCACGGTGCTGATGACCGTGCTCGCCGCCCTGCTGGGCATCGGGATCCACGTCCTGCGCGCCCTGCCGGGCCTCGTGCCCGACAACAAGGACGGGCTCCGCTCCCTCCCGCTGCGGATCGCGCTGCGGATCGGCGCTCCGCGACTCCTGGTCGTGGCCGGTGTCTTCACCGCCGCCGTCGTCGTGGCGATGCTCATCACGGGACAGACTCTCGGCCTGACCTGA
- a CDS encoding 2-C-methyl-D-erythritol 4-phosphate cytidylyltransferase, with amino-acid sequence MLEEGRGSLPFALVHGEALVVCAAWALGEAGVTLLDTGTTWESIREADETLVLHDSLCPLTPAAFIAACVERARVEDAVVVATRPVTDTVKVLAQGVVGPTVDRDGLTAIVSPVVLPPSVVATLPEAPDTDLVSLVADLARSHRIVLVEAPASARRVTSTEDLPMLEALTEG; translated from the coding sequence GTGCTGGAGGAGGGACGCGGGTCGCTTCCATTTGCCCTCGTCCACGGTGAGGCCCTCGTCGTCTGCGCCGCATGGGCACTCGGCGAGGCAGGTGTCACGCTGCTCGACACCGGCACCACGTGGGAGTCGATCCGCGAGGCGGACGAGACGCTCGTGCTCCACGACTCGCTGTGCCCCCTCACGCCCGCCGCGTTCATCGCCGCGTGCGTCGAGCGCGCCCGGGTCGAGGACGCCGTGGTGGTCGCGACCCGCCCCGTCACCGACACCGTCAAGGTGCTGGCGCAGGGCGTGGTGGGGCCGACGGTCGACCGCGACGGGCTGACCGCGATCGTGTCGCCGGTCGTCCTGCCGCCCTCGGTGGTCGCGACGCTGCCGGAGGCCCCGGACACCGACCTGGTGTCGCTGGTGGCCGACCTGGCCCGGTCACACCGGATCGTGCTCGTCGAGGCCCCTGCGTCGGCCCGCCGCGTCACCTCGACCGAGGACCTGCCGATGCTCGAGGCCCTCACCGAGGGGTGA
- a CDS encoding IspD/TarI family cytidylyltransferase: MPAAVVIVAAGSGTRVGAGTNKVLLPLGDAPVLVWSVRDALAAEDVARVVVVVRPADRDAVAAVLSPHLGEDEVVLVEGGATRHASEWAAMQVLAPAIVAGEVDLVAIHDAARPWPARRCSRRRSSLLASTVGPSRSCRRRVC, from the coding sequence ATGCCTGCTGCCGTCGTCATCGTCGCCGCCGGATCCGGCACCAGGGTCGGCGCCGGGACCAACAAGGTCCTGCTGCCCCTGGGGGACGCGCCGGTGCTGGTGTGGTCGGTGCGCGACGCCCTGGCAGCCGAGGACGTGGCCCGGGTCGTCGTCGTGGTCCGCCCGGCCGACCGTGACGCTGTGGCCGCCGTGCTCTCGCCGCACCTCGGCGAGGACGAGGTGGTGCTGGTTGAGGGCGGCGCGACCCGGCATGCGTCCGAGTGGGCCGCCATGCAGGTGCTGGCGCCGGCGATCGTCGCCGGGGAGGTGGACCTGGTGGCCATCCACGACGCCGCCCGCCCCTGGCCGGCACGGCGCTGCTCGAGGCGACGCTCGTCGCTGCTCGCGAGCACGGTGGGGCCATCCCGGTCCTGCCGGCGACGGGTCTGCTGA
- a CDS encoding molybdopterin oxidoreductase family protein, with product MTTTHCPYCSLQCGMRLTGRGRARATPEVGEWAEFPVNRGALCRKGWSAAGLYAGRERLTTPLLRDRATGEFTPVSWDEALDTVATRLLALRAERGPDAVGVFGGGGLTNEKAYQLGKFARVALGTSQIDYNGRWCMSSAASAGLRAFGLDRGLPFPLADVEDADVVVLVGSNLAETMPPAARHLDALRERGGKVVVIDPRRTATADRADVFVQPVPGSDLALALGVLHLLVAGDLVDEDYIAARTTGWDDVRESVGAWWPERVERVTGVPAVEVRELAALLGGASKVMVLTARGAEQHSTGSDTVLAWINVALALGMCGTPGAGYGCLTGQGNGQGGREHGQKADQLPGYRMIDDPAARAHVAGVWGVEPDDLPGKGRSAYELLDSLGTETGPHALLVFGSNIVVSAPNATHVASRLESLDLLVVADIVLSETAAVADVVLPVTQWAEETGTMTNLEGRVILRQQAVSPPAGVRSDLDVLSGLAARLESPIPFSTDAEEVFAELGRASAGGKADYAGITYQRIRDEAGVFWPCPTPDHPGTPRMFLDSFAHADGRARFHAVEHRGPAEVPDADFPVHLTTGRVLAHYQSGAQTRRVRDLPDTGPFVELHPMLAGRIGAQDGAPVTVATRRGVMSAPARVVTSIRPDTIFVPFHWVGANRLTNDALDPASRMPEFKVCAAAVRPAVEQGALAPVTEPALR from the coding sequence ATGACCACGACGCACTGTCCCTATTGCTCGCTCCAGTGCGGCATGCGCCTGACGGGCCGCGGCCGGGCGAGGGCGACCCCCGAGGTGGGCGAGTGGGCGGAGTTCCCGGTCAACCGCGGCGCCCTGTGCCGCAAGGGCTGGAGCGCCGCGGGGCTCTATGCCGGACGGGAGCGCCTGACGACCCCGCTGCTGCGCGACCGGGCGACGGGGGAGTTCACCCCCGTCAGCTGGGACGAGGCGCTCGACACCGTCGCGACCCGGCTGCTCGCGCTGCGGGCCGAGCGGGGGCCGGACGCGGTCGGAGTCTTCGGCGGCGGCGGGCTGACCAACGAGAAGGCCTACCAGCTCGGGAAGTTCGCCCGGGTCGCGTTGGGGACCTCGCAGATCGACTACAACGGCCGCTGGTGCATGTCGTCGGCCGCGTCAGCGGGCTTGCGTGCGTTCGGGTTGGACCGGGGGCTGCCCTTCCCCCTTGCCGACGTCGAGGACGCCGACGTCGTGGTGCTCGTCGGCTCCAACCTGGCGGAGACCATGCCGCCGGCGGCGCGACACCTCGATGCCCTGCGGGAGCGTGGCGGCAAGGTCGTGGTGATCGACCCTCGGCGTACGGCGACTGCCGACCGTGCCGACGTCTTCGTCCAGCCGGTGCCGGGGTCGGACCTCGCGCTGGCCCTGGGCGTCCTGCACCTGCTGGTCGCGGGCGACCTGGTCGACGAGGACTACATCGCGGCTCGGACGACCGGCTGGGACGACGTGCGGGAGTCGGTCGGTGCGTGGTGGCCCGAGCGGGTCGAGCGCGTCACGGGCGTGCCCGCGGTGGAGGTCCGCGAGCTCGCAGCCCTGCTCGGCGGGGCGTCGAAGGTCATGGTGCTGACGGCGAGAGGCGCCGAGCAGCACTCCACCGGCTCCGACACCGTCCTGGCGTGGATCAACGTGGCCCTGGCCCTGGGAATGTGTGGCACGCCGGGGGCGGGCTACGGCTGCCTCACCGGCCAGGGCAACGGCCAGGGTGGGCGCGAGCACGGGCAGAAGGCAGACCAGCTGCCCGGATACCGGATGATCGACGACCCGGCCGCGCGCGCCCACGTCGCGGGCGTGTGGGGGGTCGAGCCAGACGACCTGCCGGGCAAGGGGCGATCGGCATACGAGCTCCTCGACTCGCTCGGGACCGAGACAGGCCCGCACGCGCTGCTGGTCTTCGGCTCCAACATCGTGGTCTCGGCACCCAACGCGACCCACGTCGCCTCCCGGCTCGAGTCGCTCGACCTGCTGGTCGTCGCCGACATCGTGCTCTCGGAGACGGCAGCCGTCGCCGACGTCGTCCTGCCCGTGACCCAGTGGGCCGAGGAGACCGGGACGATGACCAACCTCGAGGGCCGGGTGATCCTGCGGCAGCAGGCGGTGTCGCCCCCGGCGGGCGTGCGGTCCGACCTCGACGTCCTCAGCGGCCTGGCGGCGCGGCTCGAGTCGCCGATCCCCTTCTCCACCGACGCGGAGGAGGTCTTCGCCGAGCTGGGCCGCGCCTCGGCCGGCGGCAAGGCGGACTACGCGGGCATCACCTATCAACGCATCCGCGACGAGGCGGGGGTGTTCTGGCCGTGCCCGACACCCGACCACCCGGGCACGCCCCGGATGTTCCTCGACTCGTTCGCCCACGCAGACGGCCGCGCCCGCTTCCACGCCGTCGAGCACCGCGGACCCGCGGAGGTCCCGGACGCCGACTTCCCGGTGCACCTGACGACCGGACGGGTGCTGGCGCACTACCAGTCCGGCGCCCAGACCCGGCGGGTCCGCGACCTCCCCGACACCGGCCCCTTCGTCGAGCTGCACCCCATGCTCGCCGGGCGGATCGGCGCACAGGACGGAGCACCGGTCACGGTCGCCACCCGGCGTGGAGTCATGAGCGCGCCCGCGAGGGTGGTGACCTCGATCCGGCCCGACACGATCTTCGTGCCCTTCCACTGGGTCGGCGCCAACCGGCTGACCAACGACGCGCTCGACCCGGCCTCGCGGATGCCGGAGTTCAAGGTGTGCGCCGCAGCGGTCCGTCCGGCGGTCGAGCAGGGTGCCCTGGCGCCTGTCACGGAGCCTGCGCTCCGATGA
- a CDS encoding MFS transporter — MSPTATPRAMPPAVSLESAYRGGVTIDHWTPEDDEFWETTGKTVARRNLVWSIFSEHLGFSVWLLWSVSAALLPKAGFTFTVSQLFLLVAIPNLVGALIRLPYTFAVPKFGGRNWTVVSATALLVPTLLFAWAVQHPETPYWVFCVIAATAGLGGGNFASSMANINFFYPIKKKGAALGLNAAGGNLGVAVIQLFLPVVVGGAGIFGLVKASEGGFHLERAGYLYAGLAVVAAISALVFMNNLSGAKSSPREQLRVLKYKHTWVMSFLYIGTFGSFIGYSAAMPLLIKLNFWNQPVPTVPGIGINFAYYAFLGALVGSVARPYGGWLADKYGGARVTLWTFAAMIAGTLGVIYTLTLLTPVPPSAIPADPTTFVHSAATQAAVDANSAIFPWFLAAFLFVFAASGVGNGSTYRMIPLILANEARKNASQDGLAAAMLKATKESSAVIGIAGAIGALGGFGIPMTFGAPWVEDPVGAVKVAFAVFTGFYAVCLATTWFVYVRTVSFAGRAPSLAGAGV; from the coding sequence ATGTCCCCCACTGCCACGCCCCGTGCCATGCCCCCTGCCGTGTCCCTGGAGTCCGCCTATCGAGGCGGGGTCACCATCGACCACTGGACCCCCGAGGACGACGAGTTCTGGGAGACGACCGGCAAGACGGTCGCGCGCCGCAACCTCGTGTGGTCGATCTTCTCCGAGCACCTCGGGTTCTCGGTCTGGCTGCTCTGGTCGGTGAGCGCGGCACTGCTGCCGAAGGCCGGCTTCACCTTCACCGTGAGCCAGCTCTTCCTGCTCGTGGCGATCCCCAACCTGGTGGGGGCCCTCATCCGGCTGCCCTACACCTTCGCCGTACCGAAGTTCGGCGGACGCAACTGGACCGTCGTGAGTGCGACCGCGCTCCTGGTGCCGACGTTGCTCTTCGCCTGGGCGGTGCAGCACCCCGAGACGCCCTACTGGGTCTTCTGCGTCATCGCCGCCACCGCGGGGCTCGGCGGCGGGAACTTCGCCAGCTCGATGGCCAACATCAACTTCTTCTACCCCATCAAGAAGAAAGGCGCGGCGCTCGGCCTCAACGCGGCGGGCGGCAACCTCGGGGTCGCCGTCATCCAGCTCTTCCTGCCCGTCGTCGTCGGCGGCGCCGGCATCTTCGGCCTGGTCAAGGCCAGCGAGGGCGGGTTCCACCTCGAGCGGGCGGGATATCTCTACGCCGGGCTGGCCGTGGTCGCGGCGATCTCCGCCCTGGTCTTCATGAACAACCTCTCGGGCGCGAAGTCCTCACCCCGCGAGCAGCTGCGGGTGCTCAAGTACAAGCACACCTGGGTGATGTCGTTCCTCTACATCGGCACCTTCGGCTCCTTCATCGGCTATTCGGCGGCGATGCCGCTGCTGATCAAGCTCAACTTCTGGAACCAGCCCGTGCCCACGGTGCCCGGCATCGGCATCAACTTCGCCTACTACGCGTTCCTGGGGGCCCTGGTCGGCTCGGTCGCGCGTCCGTACGGCGGCTGGCTGGCCGACAAGTACGGCGGCGCGCGGGTCACGCTGTGGACGTTCGCCGCGATGATCGCCGGCACGCTCGGCGTGATCTACACGCTCACCCTGCTCACCCCGGTCCCGCCGTCGGCGATCCCCGCCGACCCCACGACGTTCGTCCACTCGGCGGCGACCCAGGCGGCCGTGGACGCCAACTCCGCCATCTTCCCGTGGTTCCTGGCCGCGTTCCTCTTCGTCTTCGCAGCCTCGGGGGTCGGCAACGGCTCCACCTATCGGATGATCCCGCTGATCCTGGCCAACGAGGCGAGGAAGAACGCCTCGCAGGACGGTCTCGCCGCCGCGATGCTGAAGGCCACCAAGGAGTCCAGCGCCGTCATCGGCATCGCCGGGGCGATCGGGGCGCTGGGCGGCTTCGGAATCCCGATGACCTTCGGTGCCCCCTGGGTCGAGGACCCGGTTGGGGCGGTCAAGGTCGCCTTCGCGGTCTTCACGGGCTTCTATGCCGTGTGCCTGGCCACGACCTGGTTCGTCTATGTCCGCACGGTCAGCTTCGCCGGCCGCGCGCCGAGCCTGGCCGGTGCTGGAGTCTGA
- a CDS encoding sensor histidine kinase, which produces MDPTTQAALAAVVGAIVAGGAVLAWHISDRQRSQLPNVDEPLVPPGVAAVLAVLRSSAIVVDPDGHVLKASAPAYALGLVRGSEVLVEDLRELIRQVRRDGQIRETELQLGGEGTTARTVVARVAPLGSRLILALADDRTRERRVEAVRRDFVANVSHELKTPVGAIRLLAEAVTDAADDPEAVHRFARRMLIESDRLGTLVQQIIELSRLQGDDPLEKPVRVRLDEVLAAAVDFSATEAEAKGITLVTAGEEDLEVFGSLDQVSAAVSNLVANAVAYSEVGSRVLVTTRAQDETAQISVVDQGIGIPAREIDRIFERFYRVDPARHRSTGGTGLGLSIVKHVAATHGGDVSVWSVEGQGSTFTLTLPLSPHQTPSPSSPPNRDVDPGADIDQQEVRR; this is translated from the coding sequence GTGGACCCGACGACCCAGGCAGCACTGGCCGCGGTCGTCGGGGCGATCGTCGCCGGCGGCGCCGTGCTCGCCTGGCACATCAGCGATCGCCAGCGGTCCCAGCTCCCGAACGTCGACGAGCCCCTGGTCCCGCCCGGGGTGGCCGCGGTGCTGGCCGTGCTCCGCTCCAGCGCCATCGTCGTCGACCCCGACGGCCACGTCCTCAAGGCGTCCGCGCCGGCCTATGCCCTCGGCCTGGTGCGCGGGAGCGAGGTGCTGGTCGAGGACCTGCGCGAGCTGATCCGCCAGGTGCGCCGCGACGGGCAGATCCGGGAGACCGAGCTCCAGCTCGGCGGGGAGGGCACGACCGCCCGCACCGTGGTCGCCCGGGTTGCGCCGCTCGGGTCCCGGCTGATCCTCGCGCTGGCCGACGATCGGACGCGCGAGCGGCGCGTCGAGGCCGTACGTCGAGACTTCGTGGCCAACGTCAGCCACGAGCTCAAGACCCCGGTCGGCGCGATCCGGCTGCTCGCCGAGGCCGTGACCGACGCGGCCGACGACCCCGAGGCCGTCCACCGCTTCGCGCGACGGATGCTGATCGAGAGCGACCGGCTCGGCACCCTGGTCCAGCAGATCATCGAGCTCTCGCGCCTGCAGGGCGACGACCCGCTCGAGAAGCCGGTCCGGGTGCGGCTCGACGAGGTGCTCGCGGCGGCCGTGGACTTCAGCGCCACCGAGGCCGAGGCCAAGGGCATCACCCTGGTCACGGCCGGAGAAGAGGACCTCGAGGTCTTCGGGTCGCTCGACCAGGTCAGCGCCGCGGTCAGCAACCTCGTCGCCAATGCCGTGGCCTATTCAGAGGTCGGCTCGCGGGTGCTCGTCACCACCAGGGCCCAGGACGAGACGGCACAGATCTCCGTGGTCGACCAGGGCATCGGCATCCCTGCGCGCGAGATCGACCGCATCTTCGAACGCTTCTATCGCGTCGACCCCGCCCGGCACCGGTCGACCGGCGGCACCGGGCTCGGCCTCTCGATCGTCAAGCACGTCGCCGCGACCCACGGTGGCGACGTGAGCGTGTGGTCCGTCGAGGGCCAGGGCTCGACCTTCACCCTCACCCTGCCCCTCAGCCCGCACCAGACGCCTTCTCCCAGTTCCCCGCCCAACCGTGACGTCGACCCAGGCGCCGACATCGATCAGCAGGAGGTACGCCGGTGA
- a CDS encoding 2-C-methyl-D-erythritol 4-phosphate cytidylyltransferase codes for MAGTALLEATLVAAREHGGAIPVLPATGLLTSDLQAVPGELGAVQTPQAFRADLLLAAHRAAAESGFEGTDTAAVLTEHADVEIVVVAGLVRNVKITFPEDVDLAGRLLRHA; via the coding sequence CTGGCCGGCACGGCGCTGCTCGAGGCGACGCTCGTCGCTGCTCGCGAGCACGGTGGGGCCATCCCGGTCCTGCCGGCGACGGGTCTGCTGACGAGCGACCTACAGGCCGTGCCGGGCGAGCTCGGCGCCGTACAGACTCCGCAGGCGTTCCGCGCCGACCTGCTCCTCGCAGCCCATCGCGCCGCAGCCGAGTCGGGTTTCGAGGGCACGGACACCGCCGCCGTGCTCACCGAGCACGCCGACGTCGAGATCGTGGTCGTGGCCGGCCTGGTGCGCAACGTGAAGATCACCTTCCCCGAAGACGTGGACCTGGCCGGCCGGCTGCTCCGTCACGCGTGA
- a CDS encoding mechanosensitive ion channel family protein produces the protein MDIGESFENTTDTIFAFLPRLLGFLLVLLIGYIIAKVVAGIVRKLLDRMHVDQKLRQSSSAKQIDAVLPGTSVSAGIASIVFWLIFLIFLFTAVGVLKIAVLTTFMNDVLAYLPNVLVAIAIFIIAALVSGVVATAVTKFMGDTPTGKIVASVVPALIMVIAMFMILEQLQIAPEIVRIAFAAVMFALALGLALAFGLGGKDVASRLLEDAYRKGGDAKEQAKQDLQQGRDRAKESYEQSDLSGSSTTGTTTTGSTGATAGSGTYTSPSTSTTSPDQGLQTQAFPAPEDPGTFRP, from the coding sequence ATGGACATCGGCGAGAGCTTCGAGAACACCACAGACACCATATTTGCCTTCCTGCCCCGCTTGCTGGGCTTCCTGCTCGTCCTGCTGATCGGCTACATCATCGCCAAGGTGGTTGCCGGCATCGTCCGCAAGCTGCTGGACCGGATGCATGTCGACCAGAAGCTGCGGCAGTCGAGCTCCGCCAAGCAGATCGACGCCGTGCTGCCGGGGACCTCCGTCTCCGCCGGCATCGCCTCGATCGTCTTCTGGTTGATCTTCCTGATCTTCTTGTTCACCGCGGTCGGAGTGCTCAAGATCGCCGTGCTCACGACGTTCATGAACGACGTGCTGGCCTACCTGCCCAACGTCTTGGTGGCCATCGCCATCTTCATCATCGCGGCCCTGGTCTCCGGGGTCGTGGCGACCGCCGTCACCAAGTTCATGGGCGACACCCCCACCGGCAAGATCGTGGCGAGTGTCGTGCCCGCGCTGATCATGGTGATCGCGATGTTCATGATCCTCGAGCAGCTGCAGATCGCCCCGGAGATCGTCCGGATCGCGTTCGCTGCCGTGATGTTCGCGCTCGCCCTCGGCCTGGCCCTCGCCTTCGGCCTCGGTGGCAAGGACGTCGCGAGCCGTCTCCTCGAGGACGCCTACCGCAAGGGTGGCGACGCCAAGGAGCAGGCGAAGCAGGACCTCCAGCAGGGTCGCGACCGCGCCAAGGAGAGCTACGAGCAGTCCGACCTGAGCGGCTCGAGCACGACGGGCACGACGACCACGGGCTCGACCGGAGCGACCGCTGGGTCCGGCACCTACACGTCGCCCAGCACGTCCACCACCTCACCCGACCAGGGCCTGCAGACGCAGGCGTTCCCGGCCCCTGAGGACCCGGGCACGTTCCGCCCCTGA